Proteins encoded within one genomic window of [Enterobacter] lignolyticus SCF1:
- the osmF gene encoding glycine betaine ABC transporter substrate-binding protein OsmF, translating into MTAKTWSIAGALLLAATAQAAEPVKVGSKIDTEGALLGNIILQVLESHGVKTVNKVQLGTTPVVRGAITSGELDIYPEYTGNGAFFFKDESDPAWKNAQQGYEKVKKLDAEQNKLIWLTPAPANNTWTIAVRQDLAQKNKLVSLADLSGYLKQGGTFKLAASAEFIERPDALPAFEKAYGFRLDQGQLLSLAGGDTAVTIKAAAQQTSGVNAAMAYGTDGPVAALGLQTLSDPKGVQPIYAPTPVVREAVLKEYPQIAEWLKPVFEGLDEKTLQKLNASIAVEGLDAKKVAADWLKQQGLAK; encoded by the coding sequence ATGACAGCCAAAACGTGGAGTATTGCGGGGGCGCTACTGCTTGCCGCCACCGCCCAGGCGGCAGAGCCGGTGAAGGTCGGTTCGAAGATTGATACCGAAGGGGCTCTGCTTGGCAATATCATTTTGCAGGTGCTGGAAAGCCACGGCGTGAAAACGGTCAACAAGGTGCAGCTTGGCACCACGCCGGTAGTGCGCGGCGCGATCACGTCGGGCGAACTGGATATCTACCCGGAATATACCGGCAACGGCGCGTTTTTCTTTAAAGACGAAAGCGATCCGGCGTGGAAAAACGCGCAGCAGGGATACGAAAAAGTGAAAAAGCTCGATGCTGAGCAAAATAAGCTGATCTGGCTGACGCCGGCGCCGGCCAACAACACCTGGACCATTGCCGTACGTCAGGACCTGGCGCAAAAGAACAAGCTGGTCTCTCTGGCGGATCTCAGCGGTTATCTGAAGCAGGGCGGGACCTTCAAACTGGCGGCCTCGGCGGAGTTTATCGAACGCCCGGACGCGCTGCCCGCGTTTGAGAAAGCCTATGGCTTCAGGCTCGATCAGGGGCAGCTGCTGTCGCTGGCGGGCGGCGATACGGCGGTGACCATCAAAGCGGCGGCGCAGCAGACCTCCGGCGTTAACGCCGCCATGGCCTACGGCACTGACGGCCCGGTAGCGGCGCTCGGCCTGCAAACCCTGAGCGATCCGAAAGGCGTACAGCCCATCTACGCGCCAACGCCGGTCGTGCGGGAGGCGGTGCTGAAGGAATATCCGCAGATAGCCGAGTGGCTGAAGCCGGTGTTTGAAGGGCTGGATGAAAAGACGCTGCAAAAGCTGAACGCCAGCATTGCGGTCGAAGGGCTGGATGCGAAGAAAGTCGCAGCGGACTGGCTGAAACAGCAAGGGCTTGCAAAGTAA
- a CDS encoding GNAT family N-acetyltransferase gives MSAVDAELGAEIEIRDAVPDDAHAIAALYAWHVLNGRASFEEVPPSVDEMRTRMKKITRDGFPWLVALYRGIIVGYCYASPYRPRPAYRYTLEESIYVDASMAGRGLGSALLARLIDICEQGPWRQMVAVIGDGNNNTGSLRLHKKHGFDVVGQLRSVGYKLGDWRDTVIMQRPLNDGDWTLPE, from the coding sequence ATGTCTGCGGTTGATGCCGAATTAGGTGCCGAGATAGAGATCCGGGATGCCGTACCTGATGATGCCCATGCCATTGCGGCGCTGTACGCCTGGCATGTGCTGAACGGTCGGGCCTCCTTTGAAGAAGTCCCCCCTTCCGTCGACGAAATGCGCACACGAATGAAAAAAATCACCCGCGACGGGTTTCCGTGGCTGGTGGCGCTGTATCGCGGCATTATCGTCGGCTACTGCTATGCCAGCCCCTACCGGCCTCGTCCGGCCTATCGCTACACCCTGGAAGAGTCTATTTACGTGGATGCCAGTATGGCCGGTCGCGGCCTGGGCAGCGCGCTCCTCGCCCGCCTGATAGACATATGCGAGCAGGGCCCGTGGCGGCAGATGGTGGCGGTCATTGGCGATGGCAATAACAACACCGGATCGCTACGGCTGCATAAAAAGCACGGTTTCGATGTCGTCGGACAGCTGCGCAGCGTGGGCTATAAGCTGGGCGACTGGCGGGATACGGTGATTATGCAGCGTCCACTCAACGACGGTGACTGGACGCTGCCGGAGTAG
- the dld gene encoding D-lactate dehydrogenase has protein sequence MSTITITDNATLLAELARLVGPSHLLTDPAKTARYRKGFRSGNGEALAVVFPGSLLELWRVLNACVNADKIILMQAANTGLTEGSTPSGNDYDRDIVIISTLRLDKLHLLDKGEQVLAYPGTTLYSLEKALKPLGREPHSVIGSSCIGASVVGGICNNSGGSLVQRGPAYTEMSLFARINDDGKLQLVNHLGIDLGTTPEQILSKLDDERVTDADVQHDGRHAHDHDYVSRVRDVDADTPARYNADPDRLFESSGCAGKLAVFAVRLDTFPAEKRQQVFYIGTNQPQVLTEIRRHILAEFEHLPVAGEYMHRDIYDIAEKYGKDTFLMIDKLGTDKMPFFFTLKGRTDAMLEKVSLFKPHFTDRFMQKVGHAFPAHLPERMKVWRDKYEHHLLLKMAGNGIDEAEAWLKRYFADAQGDFFVCTAEEGSKAFLHRFAAAGAAIRYQAVHADEVEDILALDIALRRNDTEWFEQLPADIDSQLVHKLYYGHFMCHVFHQDYIVKKGVDAHALKEQMLALLRERGAQYPAEHNVGHLYEAADTLKRFYRENDPTNSMNPGIGKTSKQKYWGEAHSAEQE, from the coding sequence ATGTCCACTATAACGATAACTGACAACGCGACCCTGCTCGCAGAACTGGCTCGCCTGGTCGGCCCCTCTCACCTGCTGACCGATCCGGCCAAAACCGCCCGCTATCGCAAGGGCTTCCGCTCGGGTAACGGCGAGGCGCTGGCGGTGGTGTTCCCCGGCTCGCTGCTTGAGCTGTGGCGCGTGCTCAACGCCTGCGTCAATGCCGACAAAATCATCCTGATGCAGGCGGCAAACACCGGACTGACCGAAGGCTCAACGCCGAGCGGCAACGATTACGATCGCGATATCGTTATTATCAGCACCCTGCGGCTGGACAAGCTGCACCTGCTGGATAAGGGTGAACAGGTGCTGGCCTACCCGGGCACCACGCTCTATTCGCTGGAAAAAGCGCTGAAGCCGCTGGGGCGCGAGCCGCACTCGGTGATTGGCTCATCCTGTATTGGCGCATCGGTTGTCGGCGGTATCTGCAACAACTCCGGCGGCTCGCTGGTCCAGCGCGGCCCTGCCTATACCGAAATGTCCCTGTTTGCCCGCATCAACGACGACGGCAAGCTGCAGCTTGTCAACCACCTGGGGATTGATCTTGGCACGACGCCGGAGCAGATCCTCAGCAAGCTTGACGATGAGCGGGTCACCGACGCCGACGTGCAGCACGACGGCCGTCACGCCCACGATCACGACTACGTCAGCCGCGTACGCGACGTGGACGCCGACACCCCGGCCCGCTATAACGCGGATCCGGACCGTCTGTTCGAATCCTCCGGCTGCGCCGGTAAGCTTGCGGTGTTCGCCGTACGCCTCGATACCTTCCCGGCGGAAAAACGCCAGCAGGTGTTTTATATCGGCACCAACCAGCCGCAGGTGCTGACGGAGATCCGTCGCCACATTCTGGCCGAGTTCGAGCATCTGCCGGTGGCGGGCGAATATATGCACCGCGATATCTACGACATCGCCGAAAAATACGGTAAAGACACCTTCCTGATGATCGACAAGCTCGGCACCGACAAAATGCCGTTCTTTTTCACCCTGAAGGGGCGTACGGATGCAATGCTGGAAAAAGTGTCGCTGTTTAAGCCCCACTTCACCGACCGCTTTATGCAGAAGGTCGGCCACGCTTTCCCGGCGCATCTGCCGGAGCGCATGAAGGTCTGGCGCGATAAGTACGAACACCACCTGCTGCTGAAAATGGCGGGCAACGGTATCGACGAGGCCGAAGCCTGGCTCAAGCGCTATTTCGCCGATGCGCAGGGGGATTTCTTCGTCTGTACCGCCGAAGAGGGCAGCAAAGCGTTTCTCCACCGCTTTGCGGCGGCGGGCGCGGCGATTCGCTATCAGGCGGTACATGCCGATGAGGTGGAAGACATTCTGGCGCTGGATATCGCCCTGCGCCGCAACGATACCGAGTGGTTTGAACAGCTGCCGGCGGACATCGACAGCCAGCTGGTGCACAAACTCTATTACGGCCATTTTATGTGCCACGTATTCCACCAGGACTATATCGTCAAAAAAGGGGTGGATGCCCATGCGCTGAAGGAGCAAATGCTGGCCCTGCTTCGCGAGCGCGGCGCGCAGTATCCGGCGGAACATAACGTCGGCCATCTCTATGAAGCCGCAGATACGTTAAAACGGTTTTATCGCGAGAATGATCCGACCAACAGCATGAATCCCGGCATCGGCAAAACCAGCAAGCAGAAATATTGGGGCGAGGCGCATTCAGCAGAACAAGAGTGA
- a CDS encoding ABC transporter permease: protein MKIIRDPLAWLLALFVFLVFAMPYSAPLFSALFPQLPRPLYQQQSFWSLTLAHFWLVGVSSAIALLVGVGAGILVTRDAGREFRTLVGTIAAMGQTFPPVAVLAIAVPVMGFGQEPAIIALILYGVLPILQGTLAGLVSVPAGAVAVAQGMGMNGWQRLTKVELPLAAPVIIAGVRTSVIINIGTATIASTVGANTLGTPIIIGLSGFNTAYVIQGAVLVALAAIVVDRLFERLARVFSRHHREQ, encoded by the coding sequence GTGAAGATAATCCGCGATCCGCTGGCGTGGCTGCTGGCGCTGTTTGTCTTTCTGGTTTTCGCCATGCCCTACAGCGCGCCGCTGTTCAGCGCATTATTCCCCCAGCTGCCGCGCCCGCTGTACCAGCAGCAAAGCTTCTGGTCGCTGACGCTGGCGCATTTCTGGTTGGTGGGCGTTTCCAGCGCGATTGCGCTGCTGGTGGGCGTCGGGGCGGGCATTCTGGTGACCCGTGACGCCGGGCGTGAATTTCGTACGCTGGTGGGGACCATTGCCGCGATGGGGCAGACGTTTCCGCCGGTCGCGGTGCTGGCTATCGCCGTGCCGGTGATGGGGTTCGGGCAGGAGCCGGCGATCATCGCGCTTATCCTCTACGGCGTGCTGCCGATACTGCAGGGCACGCTGGCCGGACTGGTGTCCGTGCCCGCCGGTGCGGTGGCGGTGGCGCAGGGTATGGGGATGAACGGCTGGCAGCGGCTGACGAAAGTCGAGCTGCCGCTGGCGGCCCCGGTGATTATCGCCGGGGTGAGAACGTCGGTGATCATTAATATCGGCACGGCGACCATTGCCTCTACCGTCGGGGCGAACACCCTCGGGACGCCGATCATTATCGGTCTGAGCGGGTTTAATACCGCCTATGTTATCCAGGGGGCGGTACTGGTGGCGCTAGCCGCTATCGTGGTCGATCGGCTGTTTGAACGGCTCGCCCGGGTCTTCAGCCGACACCACCGCGAACAATAA
- the mlrA gene encoding HTH-type transcriptional regulator MlrA has product MALYTIGEVALLCDINPVTLRAWQRRYGLLKPQRTDGGHRLFNEHDIDRIQEIKRWIGTGVQVSKVKNLLSEGGGEHHGGWREHQETLLHFLHTGNLNRLRMWIKERSRDYPAQTLVPHLFNPLRLRLQSPQPTLQALLGVLDGVLINAVSQHLAAARKRPGNDALVVGWNITDTTRLWLEGWIACEQGWRVDILAHPVCQLRPELFVGQTLLVWCGDVPAAGQQEQLQQWHDQGMNVWDLRN; this is encoded by the coding sequence ATGGCGCTTTACACCATCGGCGAAGTGGCTCTGCTTTGCGATATCAACCCGGTTACCCTCCGCGCCTGGCAACGGCGCTACGGGCTGCTGAAACCGCAGCGTACGGACGGCGGGCACCGCCTGTTCAACGAACACGATATCGACAGGATCCAGGAAATTAAGCGCTGGATCGGCACCGGCGTGCAGGTCAGTAAGGTAAAAAACCTGCTGAGCGAAGGGGGCGGCGAACACCATGGCGGCTGGCGCGAGCATCAGGAAACGCTGCTGCATTTCCTGCACACCGGCAACCTCAACCGTCTGCGGATGTGGATCAAAGAGCGCAGCCGCGATTATCCCGCCCAGACGCTGGTGCCTCACCTGTTCAACCCGCTGCGCCTGCGGCTGCAAAGCCCGCAGCCCACCCTTCAGGCGCTGCTCGGCGTACTGGACGGCGTGCTGATTAACGCGGTATCGCAGCACCTCGCCGCCGCGCGAAAACGGCCGGGCAACGACGCGCTGGTGGTCGGCTGGAATATCACCGACACCACCCGCCTGTGGCTTGAAGGCTGGATTGCCTGCGAGCAGGGATGGCGCGTTGACATCCTGGCGCACCCCGTGTGCCAGCTGCGCCCGGAGCTGTTCGTCGGTCAGACGCTGCTGGTATGGTGCGGCGACGTTCCTGCCGCCGGGCAGCAGGAGCAGCTGCAGCAGTGGCATGACCAGGGGATGAACGTCTGGGATCTCAGAAATTAA
- a CDS encoding ABC transporter permease encodes MRFHCHNRVLLLLALIALAAALLPFVNYAPNRLVSGESRALWQIWSFPPALLALIPLVLIALSAVPGRPGLVATLLFTQGLFILLMWGGGKAATLLAQNGSSLARTSAGSGLWLWLALALLACSDAIRRLTSSALWRWLLNAQIWILPLVLLGAGTLNDLSLLREYANRQDVFDAALQQHLILLFGTLLPGLLIGVPVGLWCWQHPVRQARTFTLLNAIQTIPSVALFGLLIAPLAGLVRHFPWLGAAGIGGTGLTPALIALVLYALLPLVRGVVAGLQQVAADVLESASAMGMSHRQRFWRVQLPLAMPVLLRSLRVVTVQTVGMAVVAALIGAGGFGALVFQGLLSSALDLVLLGVIPVIALAVVVDALFSLWLALLKGDTHD; translated from the coding sequence GTGAGATTTCATTGTCATAATCGAGTATTGCTGCTGCTGGCGCTTATCGCGCTGGCGGCCGCCCTCCTGCCGTTCGTGAACTATGCGCCTAACCGGCTGGTCTCTGGCGAAAGCCGCGCCCTCTGGCAGATCTGGTCTTTTCCTCCGGCGCTGCTGGCGCTCATCCCGCTGGTCCTTATTGCGCTGAGCGCGGTACCGGGCCGGCCTGGGCTGGTTGCCACTCTGCTGTTTACCCAGGGGCTTTTTATTCTGCTGATGTGGGGCGGGGGAAAAGCCGCCACGCTGCTGGCGCAGAACGGCAGTTCGCTGGCGCGTACGTCGGCGGGCAGCGGTCTGTGGCTGTGGCTGGCGCTGGCGCTGCTGGCCTGTAGCGACGCCATCCGTCGCCTGACGTCGTCCGCGCTCTGGCGCTGGCTGCTGAACGCGCAGATTTGGATCCTGCCGCTGGTGCTGCTCGGCGCCGGGACGCTGAACGATCTGTCGCTGCTGCGCGAGTACGCTAACCGTCAGGATGTGTTTGACGCCGCCCTGCAGCAGCATCTGATCCTGCTGTTCGGCACCCTGCTGCCGGGGCTGCTTATCGGCGTGCCCGTCGGCCTGTGGTGCTGGCAGCATCCGGTGCGTCAGGCCCGTACGTTTACGCTGCTCAACGCTATCCAGACGATACCGTCGGTGGCGCTGTTCGGCCTGCTGATCGCCCCGCTGGCGGGGCTGGTCAGGCACTTTCCCTGGCTTGGGGCGGCAGGCATTGGCGGCACCGGTCTGACCCCGGCGCTGATAGCGCTGGTGCTGTACGCGCTGCTGCCGCTGGTGCGCGGCGTGGTGGCCGGTCTGCAGCAGGTGGCGGCGGACGTACTGGAAAGCGCCTCCGCCATGGGTATGAGCCATCGCCAGCGCTTCTGGCGCGTGCAGCTGCCGCTGGCGATGCCGGTGCTGCTGCGCAGCCTGCGGGTGGTGACGGTACAAACGGTTGGGATGGCGGTGGTCGCCGCGCTTATCGGCGCGGGCGGTTTTGGCGCGCTGGTGTTTCAGGGCTTACTCAGCAGCGCGCTGGATCTGGTGCTGTTGGGGGTCATTCCGGTGATCGCGCTGGCGGTGGTGGTTGATGCGCTGTTCAGCCTGTGGCTGGCGCTGCTAAAAGGGGATACCCATGATTGA
- the pbpG gene encoding D-alanyl-D-alanine endopeptidase: MLKFRVSLLSLALMLAVPFAPQAIAKPAATTTASKPDIASGSAMIVDLNTNQVIYASDPDLVRPMASITKLMTAMVVLDAHLPLDEMLKVDISQTPEMKGVYSRVRLNSEISRKNMLLLALMSSENRAAASLAHHYPGGYDAFIRAMNAKAKALGMTHTRYVEPTGLSIHNVSTARDLTKLLIATKQYPLIGQLSTTKEDTATFRNPAYTLPFRNTNHLVYRDNWNIQLTKTGFTNAAGHCLVMRTVMNNRPVAMVVMDAFGKYTHFADASRLRTWVETGKVMPVPPAALSYKKQKEAQMANAILNAQPATQAD, encoded by the coding sequence ATGCTGAAATTTCGAGTTTCCCTGCTCAGCCTTGCGCTGATGCTGGCTGTCCCTTTTGCGCCCCAGGCGATCGCTAAACCCGCTGCGACGACGACGGCGTCTAAGCCGGATATTGCTTCCGGTAGTGCAATGATTGTTGATTTGAACACCAACCAGGTTATCTACGCCAGCGACCCGGATCTGGTGCGTCCAATGGCCTCCATCACGAAGCTGATGACCGCGATGGTCGTGCTGGATGCGCACCTGCCGCTGGACGAAATGCTGAAGGTTGATATTAGCCAGACGCCGGAGATGAAGGGCGTGTATTCCCGCGTGCGCCTTAACAGCGAAATCAGCCGTAAAAACATGCTGCTGCTGGCGCTGATGTCTTCAGAAAACCGCGCTGCGGCGAGCCTTGCGCACCACTATCCGGGCGGCTATGACGCCTTTATCCGCGCGATGAACGCCAAGGCGAAAGCGCTGGGTATGACTCATACGCGCTACGTTGAGCCGACCGGGCTGTCGATTCATAACGTCTCGACCGCCCGCGACCTGACGAAACTGCTGATCGCCACGAAGCAGTATCCGCTGATCGGTCAGCTCAGCACCACGAAGGAAGATACCGCGACCTTCCGCAACCCGGCGTACACGCTGCCGTTTCGCAACACCAACCACCTGGTCTACCGCGACAACTGGAACATCCAGCTGACCAAAACCGGCTTTACCAATGCGGCGGGGCACTGCCTGGTGATGCGTACGGTGATGAACAACCGTCCGGTGGCGATGGTGGTGATGGATGCGTTTGGTAAATACACCCATTTCGCCGACGCCAGCCGCCTGCGTACGTGGGTTGAAACCGGTAAAGTGATGCCGGTGCCGCCCGCGGCGCTGAGCTATAAAAAGCAGAAAGAAGCGCAGATGGCGAATGCCATCCTCAACGCGCAGCCGGCCACCCAGGCCGACTAA
- the bglX gene encoding beta-glucosidase BglX produces MKWLCSVGVAVSLALQPALADDLFGNHPLTPQARDAFVTDLLKKMTVDEKIGQLRLISVGPDNPKEAIREMIKGGQVGAIFNTVTRKDIRAMQDQVMQLSRLKIPLFFAYDVVHGQRTVFPISLGLASSFNLDAVRTVGRVSAYEAADDGLNMTWAPMVDVSRDPRWGRVSEGFGEDTYLTATMGKTMVEAMQGKSPADRYSVMTSVKHFAAYGAVEGGKEYNTVDMSTQRLFNDYMPPYKAALDAGSGGVMVALNSLNGTPASSDSWLLKDLLRDEWGFKGITISDHGAIKELIRHGTASDPEDAVRVALRSGINMSMSDEYYSKYLPGLIKSGKVTMAELDDAARHVLNVKYDMGLFNDPYSHLGAKNTDPQDTNAESRLHRTQAREVARESLVLLKNRLETLPLKKSGTIAVVGPLADSKRDVMGSWSAAGVADQSVTVLTGIKNAVGDNAKVVYAKGANVSNEKDIIEFLNQYEKAVQVDPRSPQAMIDEAVAAAKQSDVVVAVVGEAQGMAHEASSRTELNIPQSQRDLISALKATGKPLVLVLMNGRPLTLVEEDRQADAILETWFAGTEGGNAIADVLFGDYNPSGKLPMSFPRSVGQIPTYYSHLNTGRPYNPEKPNKYTSHYFDEANGPLYPFGYGLSYTTFSVSDVKMSAPTMKPDGSETASVDVTNTGKREGATVIQLYLQDVTASMSRPVKQLRGFKKVNLKPGETQTVSFPIDVEALKFWNQRMKYAAEPGKFNVFIGVDSARVKQGEFELQ; encoded by the coding sequence ATGAAATGGCTTTGCTCTGTAGGTGTTGCCGTCAGTCTTGCGCTACAGCCAGCGTTAGCTGACGATCTGTTCGGCAACCATCCGCTGACGCCGCAGGCGCGGGATGCGTTCGTCACCGACTTGCTCAAGAAAATGACCGTTGATGAGAAAATCGGCCAGCTGCGCCTGATAAGCGTCGGGCCGGATAACCCGAAAGAAGCCATTCGCGAGATGATCAAAGGCGGGCAGGTGGGAGCTATCTTTAATACCGTCACCCGTAAGGATATCCGCGCCATGCAGGACCAGGTGATGCAGCTTAGCCGCCTGAAAATCCCGCTGTTTTTTGCCTATGACGTGGTGCACGGTCAGCGTACGGTATTCCCGATAAGCCTGGGCCTGGCGTCGTCCTTTAACCTTGATGCCGTACGCACGGTGGGCCGCGTATCCGCGTATGAAGCCGCCGACGACGGTCTGAACATGACCTGGGCGCCGATGGTCGACGTTTCGCGCGATCCGCGCTGGGGCCGCGTCTCTGAAGGCTTCGGCGAAGATACATATCTGACCGCCACCATGGGCAAAACCATGGTGGAGGCCATGCAGGGCAAAAGCCCGGCGGACCGCTACTCGGTGATGACCAGCGTGAAGCACTTTGCCGCCTACGGCGCGGTGGAGGGCGGGAAGGAGTACAACACCGTCGATATGAGCACCCAGCGCCTGTTTAACGACTATATGCCGCCGTACAAAGCCGCTCTGGACGCCGGCAGCGGCGGGGTGATGGTGGCGCTGAACTCGCTTAACGGCACCCCGGCGTCGTCGGATTCCTGGCTGCTGAAAGATCTGCTGCGCGACGAGTGGGGCTTTAAGGGCATTACCATTTCCGACCATGGCGCAATCAAAGAGCTTATCAGGCACGGTACGGCGTCCGACCCGGAGGATGCGGTGCGCGTCGCGCTCAGGTCCGGCATCAATATGAGCATGAGCGATGAGTACTACAGCAAATACCTGCCGGGCCTTATCAAAAGCGGTAAGGTGACGATGGCGGAGCTGGATGACGCCGCCCGCCATGTGCTGAACGTGAAGTATGACATGGGGCTGTTTAACGATCCGTACAGCCACCTTGGAGCGAAAAATACCGATCCGCAGGACACCAACGCCGAAAGTCGTCTGCACCGTACGCAGGCGCGCGAAGTGGCCCGCGAAAGCCTGGTGCTGTTGAAAAACCGTCTTGAAACCCTGCCGCTGAAAAAATCCGGCACCATTGCGGTGGTGGGCCCGCTGGCCGACAGCAAACGCGACGTCATGGGCAGCTGGTCCGCCGCGGGCGTAGCCGACCAGTCCGTCACCGTACTGACCGGGATTAAAAACGCCGTCGGCGATAACGCGAAGGTGGTTTACGCCAAAGGCGCCAACGTCTCTAATGAAAAAGACATTATCGAGTTCCTCAACCAGTATGAGAAAGCGGTACAGGTTGACCCGCGCTCGCCGCAGGCGATGATTGACGAAGCCGTTGCCGCGGCGAAGCAGTCCGACGTGGTGGTTGCCGTAGTCGGCGAAGCGCAGGGCATGGCGCATGAAGCCTCCAGCCGGACCGAGCTGAACATCCCGCAAAGCCAGCGCGACCTGATAAGCGCCCTGAAGGCCACGGGTAAACCGCTGGTGCTGGTGCTGATGAACGGCCGTCCGCTGACGCTGGTGGAAGAGGACAGGCAGGCCGACGCGATTCTGGAAACCTGGTTTGCCGGTACCGAAGGCGGTAACGCTATCGCCGACGTACTGTTCGGCGACTATAACCCGTCCGGCAAGCTGCCGATGTCTTTCCCGCGCTCGGTAGGGCAGATCCCGACCTATTACAGCCACCTCAACACCGGCCGTCCGTATAACCCGGAGAAGCCCAATAAGTACACCTCGCACTATTTTGACGAAGCCAACGGTCCGCTGTATCCGTTCGGCTATGGTCTGAGCTACACCACCTTTAGCGTCTCCGACGTGAAGATGTCCGCGCCGACCATGAAACCTGACGGCAGCGAGACCGCCAGCGTCGATGTCACCAACACTGGCAAACGCGAAGGTGCGACGGTTATCCAGCTCTATCTGCAGGACGTTACCGCCTCCATGAGCCGTCCGGTGAAGCAGCTGCGCGGCTTTAAGAAGGTGAACCTCAAACCGGGTGAGACGCAAACCGTCAGCTTCCCGATAGACGTCGAGGCGCTGAAATTCTGGAACCAGCGGATGAAATATGCCGCCGAGCCGGGCAAGTTCAACGTCTTTATCGGCGTTGACTCCGCCCGCGTGAAGCAGGGCGAGTTTGAACTGCAGTGA
- a CDS encoding ABC transporter ATP-binding protein yields the protein MIEFHQVTKRFGGQAAVKNLDLHLREGAFSVLIGTSGSGKSTTLKMINRLEEHDSGVLRFAGEDIRQLPVLALRRRMGYAIQSIGLFPHWTVAQNIATVPQLQKWSRQKIRDRIDELMALLNLDPQLRERYPHQLSGGQQQRVGVARALAANPEVLLMDEPFGALDPVTRGALQQEMRRIHQLLGRTIVLVTHDIDEALRLADHLVLMNDGEVVQQGTPLSMLTAPKNDFVRAFFGQSELGVRLLSLRDVRGFVRENELCAGEPLRASMSLRDALSKFVETRSQRLPVLDDAGTPCGTLHFADLLREEAGA from the coding sequence ATGATTGAATTTCACCAGGTAACGAAGCGCTTCGGCGGACAGGCGGCGGTAAAAAATCTCGACCTGCACCTGCGGGAAGGCGCATTTTCAGTGCTCATTGGCACGTCCGGTTCAGGGAAGTCGACGACGCTTAAAATGATCAACCGGCTCGAGGAGCACGACAGCGGCGTGCTGCGTTTTGCCGGAGAGGATATCCGCCAGCTGCCGGTGCTGGCGCTGCGCCGCCGGATGGGGTACGCCATACAGTCTATCGGCCTGTTTCCGCACTGGACGGTGGCGCAGAATATCGCCACGGTGCCGCAGCTGCAAAAATGGTCGCGGCAAAAAATTCGCGATCGTATCGACGAGCTGATGGCGCTGCTGAATCTCGACCCGCAGCTGCGCGAGCGCTATCCGCACCAGCTTTCCGGCGGGCAGCAGCAGCGCGTCGGGGTGGCGCGCGCGCTGGCGGCCAACCCGGAGGTGCTGCTGATGGACGAGCCGTTCGGCGCGCTAGACCCGGTCACCCGCGGCGCCCTGCAGCAGGAGATGCGGCGTATTCACCAGCTTCTCGGGCGCACCATTGTGCTGGTCACTCACGACATTGACGAAGCCCTGCGTCTGGCCGACCACCTGGTGCTGATGAACGACGGCGAAGTGGTGCAGCAGGGCACGCCGCTGTCGATGCTGACCGCGCCGAAAAACGACTTTGTCCGCGCCTTCTTCGGGCAGAGCGAGCTTGGCGTGCGGCTGCTCTCCCTGCGGGACGTACGCGGCTTTGTCCGCGAGAACGAGCTGTGCGCCGGGGAGCCGCTGCGGGCGTCAATGTCGCTGCGCGATGCGCTGTCGAAGTTTGTTGAAACCCGCAGCCAGCGGCTGCCGGTGCTGGATGATGCCGGGACGCCGTGCGGGACGCTGCACTTTGCCGATCTGCTGCGCGAGGAGGCCGGCGCGTGA
- a CDS encoding protein YohO, whose translation MKPAKAAVITLFVLMAIGGISGVMLAGYSFIVRGGVG comes from the coding sequence ATGAAACCTGCCAAAGCGGCTGTGATCACCCTGTTCGTTCTGATGGCCATCGGCGGCATCAGCGGCGTGATGCTCGCGGGCTATTCCTTTATTGTTCGCGGTGGTGTCGGCTGA